One part of the Bdellovibrio sp. KM01 genome encodes these proteins:
- a CDS encoding sigma-54 dependent transcriptional regulator: MTALSTKILIIDDEAPIRDVLSASLKDEGYQVFLAHDGESGLQAIKDVQPDVVFQDIWMPGKFDGIEVLTRARKEFPNVEFVMISGHGTIETAVKATKLGAWDFIEKPLSMDKILIVISNILSFQQAKEEKSLLLNKLRKSIALVGEAPSIVATKQVIARVAPTNSWVLIQGEAGTGKELVAQNIHYLSARASRPFVEINCGGIPEDLLESEIFGIEKGAMPGVDRAKKGKLDLAQGGTLYIAEISEMNKDAQAKLLTYLDDKKYRRVGGSETIENDVRVIAASSKDLDKEVKEGRFREDLYYRLNVIPFRVPALREHPEDIPVLVSFFSDNVARESGFPKKAISEQAMNKMLSHQWTGNVRELKNFIERVYILTPGEFVDVHDLRFAGLIDKDDEKGFEMQDLSTFRDARAQFEKEYLLRKINENGGNISKTAEVIGLERSYLHRKIKAYGIDTKDI; the protein is encoded by the coding sequence ATGACGGCTCTATCGACTAAAATTCTGATTATTGACGACGAAGCGCCAATTCGTGATGTGCTTTCAGCCTCTTTAAAGGATGAAGGCTATCAAGTATTTCTCGCACACGACGGGGAGTCGGGTCTGCAAGCGATCAAAGACGTTCAGCCAGACGTTGTCTTCCAAGACATCTGGATGCCGGGTAAATTCGATGGTATCGAGGTGTTGACTCGTGCTCGCAAAGAATTCCCGAATGTTGAGTTCGTGATGATCTCTGGTCACGGAACAATCGAAACAGCGGTTAAGGCAACTAAGCTGGGCGCATGGGATTTCATCGAAAAGCCGCTTTCAATGGATAAAATCCTTATCGTGATTTCAAACATCCTAAGCTTCCAGCAAGCAAAAGAAGAGAAATCACTTCTATTGAACAAGCTTCGTAAATCCATCGCTCTTGTGGGCGAAGCACCTTCGATCGTAGCAACCAAGCAAGTGATTGCCCGCGTGGCTCCGACGAACTCCTGGGTTTTGATCCAAGGGGAAGCGGGCACAGGTAAAGAGCTTGTCGCACAAAACATCCACTACCTTAGCGCTCGCGCGAGCCGTCCGTTTGTTGAAATCAACTGCGGTGGTATTCCTGAAGATCTTTTGGAATCAGAAATCTTCGGTATTGAAAAAGGCGCAATGCCAGGGGTGGATCGCGCGAAAAAAGGTAAATTGGACCTCGCTCAAGGTGGAACTTTGTACATCGCTGAAATCAGCGAAATGAATAAAGACGCCCAAGCGAAACTTTTGACTTATCTTGATGACAAAAAATACCGCCGTGTCGGTGGGTCGGAAACTATTGAAAATGATGTGCGCGTGATCGCGGCGTCTTCTAAAGACCTGGATAAAGAAGTTAAAGAAGGCCGCTTCCGCGAAGATCTTTACTATCGTCTGAACGTGATTCCCTTCCGTGTACCGGCTCTTCGCGAGCATCCGGAAGACATCCCGGTTCTGGTTTCTTTCTTCTCTGATAACGTCGCTCGCGAAAGCGGTTTCCCTAAAAAAGCCATCAGTGAACAAGCTATGAACAAGATGCTTTCTCACCAATGGACGGGGAACGTACGCGAACTTAAAAACTTTATCGAACGCGTATACATCCTGACTCCCGGGGAATTCGTCGACGTTCATGACTTGCGTTTTGCAGGTTTGATCGACAAAGACGATGAAAAAGGTTTTGAGATGCAAGACCTGTCTACGTTCCGCGATGCCCGCGCGCAGTTCGAAAAGGAATACCTTCTTCGCAAGATCAACGAAAACGGCGGCAATATTTCGAAAACCGCTGAAGTGATCGGCCTTGAAAGAAGTTACTTGCACAGAAAAATTAAAGCCTACGGAATTGATACAAAAGACATTTAA